The Vitis riparia cultivar Riparia Gloire de Montpellier isolate 1030 chromosome 3, EGFV_Vit.rip_1.0, whole genome shotgun sequence genome includes a region encoding these proteins:
- the LOC117911609 gene encoding 7-methylxanthosine synthase 1-like, with product MEVERVLRMNDGTGKTSYANNSRLARAVIAKAKPVLEENIKEVYAGNMFPECLKVADLGCSSGPNTLIVVSQMLDAIATTCTLLNRRPPALQVFLNDLPGNDFNTLFKSLPSFYEEVKKEKGGRFGACFIVGAPGSFYRNLFPNNTMHFVHSSYSLHWLSRVPKELETGQVLNKGNICIAKTSPPGVFKAYFEQFERDFTLFLRWRSEEIVPGVAWS from the exons ATGGAAGTAGAGCGAGTCCTCCGTATGAATGATGGAACTGGAAAGACTAGCTATGCAAATAATTCACGTCTTGCG AGAGCCGTGATAGCCAAAGCAAAGCCTGTACTGGAGGAAAACATCAAGGAGGTGTATGCCGGCAACATGTTTCCTGAGTGTTTGAAGGTAGCAGACTTAGGATGTTCTTCTGGTCCCAACACACTTATTGTCGTTTCTCAGATGTTGGATGCTATCGCCACCACTTGCACCCTCTTGAATCGTAGGCCACCAGCATTGCAAGTGTTCCTTAATGATCTTCCTGGAAATGACTTCAACACTCTTTTCAAGTCATTGCCAAGCTTTTATGAGGaggtgaagaaggagaagggaGGAAGATTTGGGGCATGTTTCATTGTTGGCGCGCCTGGGTCTTTCTATCGCAATCTCTTCCCTAACAATACCATGCATTTTGTTCATTCTTCTTATAGTCTCCATTGGCTTTCTCGG GTTCCCAAAGAACTGGAAACGGGTCAAGTATTGAACAAGGGGAATATATGCATAGCAAAGACAAGCCCTCCTGGAGTTTTCAAAGCATATTTTGAGCAATTTGAAAGAGACTTCACGTTGTTCTTGAGGTGGCGTTCAGAAGAGATAGTCCC
- the LOC117911610 gene encoding uncharacterized protein LOC117911610 yields the protein MAVITISSQLKKMASSQATDMDSFEIDSIKVEKANAILRYRQLRKITNLFRVIEVCLVLILVSKFSFQLPFAIKVSGEYFRDLSVTLISPRFFSGQNQAEKYDETHLYNEIVEKSEKGRMEISTSTEETVVMVDTYTTHEAKVYRRTQSENPIKDNSDKTCRELRRSVTEKCRKSTDSCEKNYSEDDMSNEEFRRAVEAFIARQQRFRREEESMAVVL from the exons ATGGCAGTCATCACCATCTCCTCCCAGCTCAAAAAGATGGCCAGCTCCCAA GCGACTGATATGGATTCATTCGAGATCGATAGCATCAAAGTCGAGAAGGCCAACGCCATCCTGAGGTACCGCCAGCTTAGGAAGATCACCAATCTGTTCCGGGTGATCGAGGTATGCCTTGTTCTGATCCTGGTctccaaattttcctttcaattgcCGTTTGCCATCAAGGTCTCCGGCGAGTACTTCCGGGATTTGTCCGTCACCCTCATCAGTCCGCGCTTT TTCTCCGGCCAAAACCAAGCTGAGAAGTACGATGAAACCCATCTTTACAATGAAATTGTGGAGAAGAGTGAAAAAGGCAGGATGGAAATTAGCACAAGTACTGAGGAGACTGTAGTCATGGTGGATACTTATACTACTCATGAGGCAAAGGTTTATCGGAGAACTCAATCGGAGAATCCCATCAAAGACAATTCCGACAAAACTTGCCGGGAATTGAGGCGGTCAGTGACGGAAAAATGCAGGAAAAGCACTGATTCTTGTGAGAAAAATTACTCTGAAGATGACATGAGTAATGAGGAGTTTCGCCGGGCAGTAGAGGCATTCATCGCTAGGCAGCAGAGGTTCCGAAGGGAAGAAGAATCCATGGCTGTTGTTCTTTAG
- the LOC117911914 gene encoding 40S ribosomal protein S25-2 has product MAPKKEKAPPPSSKPAKSGGGKQKKKKWSKGKQKEKVNNMVLFDQAAYDKLLSEAPKYKLITPSILSDRLRINGSLARRAIKELMARGLIRMVSSHSSQQIYTRATNAPP; this is encoded by the exons ATG GCTCCGAAGAAAGAGAAGGCTCCTCCACCCTCGTCCAAGCCCGCCAAGTCCGGCGGTGGCAAACAGAAGAAGAAG AAGTGGAGTAAGGGGAAGCAGAAGGAGAAGGTGAACAACATGGTGCTATTTGACCAGGCTGCTTATGACAAGCTTCTTTCTGAAGCTCCCAAATACAAGCTCATCACTCCTTCCATTCTCTCTGATCGTTTGAGg ATCAATGGCTCACTGGCAAGGAGGGCAATTAAAGAACTGATGGCTAGAGGTTTGATCAGGATGGTGTCTTCCCATTCAAGTCAGCAGATATACACAAGGGCTACAAACGCTCCACCATAG